The Acinonyx jubatus isolate Ajub_Pintada_27869175 chromosome D1, VMU_Ajub_asm_v1.0, whole genome shotgun sequence genome includes a window with the following:
- the MFRP gene encoding membrane frizzled-related protein, producing MKECSDIILCAEATELSKTEFCNPAFEPESGPPPPAFREDASCSVPAPWHGRRPRGLQPDCHFSWLCVLLLASLLLLLLGLLVAIILAQLQTTPLPGASYHPLPTQGFTTTTTTTTTTTTTTTPTTPTPSPATGNPKGQLKEAGMSPSPQSSCGGLLPGPRGFFSSPNYPDPYPPNAHCVWHIQVAAGHAVQLKIEALSMESVASCLFDRLEISPEPEGPLLRVCGKVPPPTLNTNASRLRVAFVSDSSVEGSGFHAWYQAVTPGNGNCAHDEFPCDQLVCLLPDSMCDGFANCADGSDEANCSTKLLGCGGNLTGLQGTFSAPSYLQRYPHQQLCTWHISVPAGRGVELQLHNFSLEAQDECELDYVAVYETSTSGALGLLGRFCGAEPPPRLISSSHQLVVLFRTDRGISSGGFSATYRALNATENPCGPGEFSCRDGACKSLQWMCDTWRDCTDSSNGNCSSPLLPPPELACEPVQVEMCIGLSYNATAFPNIWVGMATQEEVMEVLRSYKSLTSLPCYQNFRRLLCGLLVPHCTPTGSVLPPCRSVCQEAELQCQSGLALLGTPWPFNCNRLPEAAGLEACAQP from the exons ATGAAGGAATGCTCAGATATCATCCTCTGTGCGGAGGCGACAGAGCTGAGCAAG ACTGAGTTCTGCAATCCTGCTTTTGAGCCTGAATCAGGGCCTCCCCCACCGGCCTTCCGGGAGGATGCCAGCTGCAGCGTCCCGGCTCCCTGGCATG GTCGGCGGCCCCGAGGGCTGCAGCCAGATTGTCACTTCTCCTGGCTCTGTGTCCTCCTGCTGGCCAGcctcctgctcctgctgctcGGGCTTCTGGTGGCCATCATTCTAGCCC AGCTGCAGACTACACCCCTGCCTGGGGCCTCCTATCACCCACTGCCCACCCAAggcttcaccaccaccaccaccaccaccaccaccaccaccaccaccaccacccctaccactcccaccccctctccagcAACAGGGAACCCTAAAGGACAGCTGAAGGAGGCAGGCATGAGCCCCTCACCGCAGTCCT CCTGTGGGGGCCTCCTCCCTGGCCCAAGGGGCTTCTTCAGCAGCCCCAACTACCCAGACCCTTACCCACCCAACGCCCACTGCGTGTGGCATATCCAGGTGGCCGCAGGCCATGCAGTACAACTCAAGATTGAAGCGCTCAGCATGGAAAGCGTGGCCTCCTGTCTTTTCGATCGTTTGGAAATCTCCCCTGAGCCTGAAGGCCCCCTCCTCAG AGTGTGCGGGAAGGTGCCTCCCCCTACACTCAACACCAACGCCAGCCGCCTCCGGGTGGCCTTCGTCTCTGACAGCAGTGTGGAAGGATCTGGTTTCCATGCCTGGTACCAGGCTGTGACCCCCGGGAACG GGAACTGTGCTCATGACGAGTTCCCCTGTGACCAGCTCGTCTGCCTGCTACCTGACTCAATGTGTGACGGTTTTGCCAACTGTGCTGACGGCAGCGATGAGGCCAACTGCAGCACCAAGCTCTTGG GGTGTGGGGGGAATCTGACTGGGCTCCAGGGCACTTTCTCTGCTCCCAGCTACCTGCAGAGGTACCCTCACCAACAG CTTTGCACTTGGCATATCTCGGTGCCTGCGGGACGTGGCGTGGAATTGCAGTTGCACAACTTCAGCCTAGAAGCTCAGGACGAGTGCGAGCTGGACTACGTGGCGGTGTATGAGACCAGCACCTCAGGGGCCCTGGGCCTCCTGGGCAG GTTCTGTGGAGCGGAGCCACCACCTCGCCTCATCTCCTCCAGCCACCAGCTGGTGGTGCTCTTTAGGACAGACCGTGGCATCAGCAGTGGGGGCTTCTCTGCCACCTACAGGGCCCTCAATGCCACAGAGA ATCCCTGTGGGCCCGGAGAGTTCTCCTGCCGCGATGGAGCGTGTAAGAGTCTGCAGTGGATGTGTGACACGTGGAGAGACTGCACAGATAGCAGCAATGGCAACTGCAGCAGCCCCTTGCTCCCGCCCCCAG AGCTGGCCTGTGAACCCGTCCAGGTGGAGATGTGCATCGGCCTGAGCTACAACGCCACAGCCTTCCCTAACATCTGGGTGGGCATGGCCACCCAGGAGGAAGTGATGGAGGTCCTCAGAAGTTACAAG agcctgacaagtcTACCCTGTTACCAGAACTTCCGGAGGCTCCTCTGTGGGCTGCTTGTGCCCCATTGCACCCCCACAGGCAGCGTCCTTCCCCCTTGCCGCTCTGTCTGCCAGGAGGCAGAGCTCCAGTGCCAGTCCGGCCTGGCTCTACTGGGCACCCCCTGGCCTTTCAACTGCAACAGGCTGCCTGAGGCGGCTGGCCTGGAGGCTTGTGCCCAGCCCTGA
- the C1QTNF5 gene encoding complement C1q tumor necrosis factor-related protein 5, with amino-acid sequence MRPLVAVLLLGLAAGSPPLDDNKIPSLCPGHPGLPGTPGHHGSQGLPGRDGRDGRDGAPGVPGEKGEGGRPGLPGPRGEPGPRGEAGPAGATGPAGECSVPPRSAFSAKRSESRVPPPSDAPLPFDRVLVNEQGHYDATTGKFTCQVPGVYYFAVHATVYRASLQFDLVKNGESIASFFQFFGGWPKPASLSGGAMVRLEPEDQVWVQVGVGDYIGIYASIKTDSTFSGFLVYSDWHNSPVFA; translated from the exons ATGAGGCCGCTCGTCGCCGTGCTGCTCCTGGGCCTGGCGGCCGGCTCGCCCCCGCTGGACGACAACAAGATCCCCAGCCTGTGTCCGGGGCACCCCGGCCTCCCCGGCACGCCCGGCCACCACGGCAGCCAGGGCCTGCCCGGCCGCGACGGCCGCGACGGGCGAGACGGCGCGCCCGGGGTTCCGGGAGAGAAAGGCGAGGGCGGGAGGCCAG GACTGCCGGGGCCCCGGGGGGAGCCCGGGCCGCGAGGAGAGGCGGGACCCGCGGGGGCGACCGGGCCTGCGGGCGAGTGCTCAGTACCTCCGCGCTCCGCCTTCAGCGCCAAGCGCTCGGAGAGCCGGGTGCCTCCGCCGTCGGACGCGCCCCTACCCTTCGACCGCGTGCTGGTGAACGAGCAGGGACATTACGACGCCACCACCGGCAAGTTCACCTGCCAGGTGCCCGGGGTCTACTACTTCGCGGTCCACGCCACCGTCTACCGGGCTAGCCTGCAGTTCGATCTGGTCAAGAACGGCGAGTCCATCGCctctttcttccagttttttggAGGGTGGCCCAAGCCAGCCTCGCTGTCCGGGGGCGCCATGGTGAGGCTGGAGCCAGAGGACCAGGTGTGGGTGCAGGTGGGCGTGGGTGATTACATTGGCATCTATGCCAGCATCAAGACAGACAGCACCTTCTCGGGGTTTCTGGTGTATTCTGACTGGCACAACTCCCCTGTCTTCGCTTGA
- the RNF26 gene encoding E3 ubiquitin-protein ligase RNF26 — translation MEAVYLIVNGVGLVLDLLTLVLDLNFLLVSSLLASLAWLLAFIYNLPHTVLTSLLHLGRGVLLSLLALIEALVRFTFGGLQALCTLMYSCCSGLESLKLLGHLASHGALRSREILHRGVLNVVSSGHALLRQACDICAIAMSLVAYVINSLVNICLIGTQNLFSLMLALWDAVMGPLWRMTDVVAAFLAHISSSAVAMAILLWTPCQLALELLASAARLLASFVLVNVTGLVLLACVLAVMVTVLHPDLTLRLATRALSQLHARPSYHRLREDVVRLSRLALDLEAWRRVWSRSLQLATWPNRGGAPGAPQGGPRRAPSARTWRQDTLPETGPRSEAEEEEAGTVRATAARGRERLNEEEPVAGQDPWKLLKEQEERKKCVICQDQSKTVLLLPCRHLCLCQACTEILMRHPIYHRNCPLCRRGILQTLNVYL, via the coding sequence ATGGAGGCTGTGTACCTGATAGTGAATGGGGTGGGCCTTGTGCTGGACCTGCTGACCTTGGTGTTGGATCTCAACTTCCTGCTGGTGTCCTCCCTCCTGGCTTCTCTGGCCTGGCTCCTGGCCTTCATCTACAACCTGCCACACACGGTACTGACTAGTCTTCTGCACCTGGGCCGCGGAGTCCTGCTTTCACTGCTGGCCTTGATCGAAGCCTTGGTCCGGTTCACCTTTGGGGGCTTGCAGGCCTTGTGTACTCTGATGTACAGCTGCTGCTCTGGCCTGGAGAGCTTAaagctcctggggcacctggcctCTCACGGGGCACTGAGGAGCCGGGAGATACTGCACCGGGGTGTCCTCAACGTGGTCTCCAGTGGCCATGCTTTGCTGCGCCAGGCCTGTGACATCTGTGCCATTGCCATGAGCCTGGTGGCCTACGTGATCAACAGTCTGGTCAACATCTGTCTCATTGGCACTCAGAACCTTTTCTCCCTGATGCTGGCCCTGTGGGATGCCGTGATGGGGCCACTGTGGAGGATGACGGACGTTGTAGCTGCCTTCCTAGCCCACATTTCCAGCAGTGCTGTGGCCATGGCCATCCTCCTCTGGACCCCCTGCCAACTAGCACTGGAGCTCCTAGCGTCAGCTGCCCGCCTCCTGGCCAGCTTCGTGCTTGTCAATGTCACCGGCCTGGTGCTGCTGGCTTGTGTGCTGGCGGTGATGGTGACCGTGTTGCACCCGGACCTCACTCTGAGACTGGCCACCCGGGCACTCAGTCAGCTCCATGCCCGGCCATCCTACCACCGGCTGCGAGAAGATGTCGTGCGGCTATCTCGCCTGGCACTGGACTTGGAGGCCTGGCGCCGAGTCTGGAGCCGCAGCCTGCAGCTGGCCACCTGGCCGAACCGGGGAGGGGCCCCCGGGGCTCCTCAGGGTGGCCCGAGGAGGGCGCCCTCGGCCAGGACCTGGCGACAGGACACTCTTCCTGAAACAGGGCCCAGAtcagaggcagaagaggaggaggccgGGACGGTCAGAGCAACAGCTGCCCGCGGCCGGGAGAGGCTCAATGAGGAGGAGCCCGTAGCTGGGCAAGACCCATGGAAGTTGCTCAAGGAGCAAGAGGAGCGGAAGAAGTGTGTCATCTGCCAGGACCAGAGCAAGACGGTGCTGCTGCTGCCCTGTCGGCACCTGTGCCTGTGCCAGGCTTGCACTGAAATCCTGATGCGCCACCCCATCTACCACCGCAACTGTCCACTCTGCCGCCGGGGCATTCTGCAGACCCTCAATGTCTACCTCTGA